GCGGATGATCTTTTTTCGGTGAAGACCATGGGTTTTCGCGGGGAAGCCTTGGCTTCGATCGCTTCGGTGAGTCGTTTCACACTGCAGACCCAGTCGCGGGATTTTCCGGGGCATCGGGTTCATATCGAAGATGGCAAGCAGACCGATTCCCCTTGGCAAGGGTCGCCGGGGACGTGCATGACGGTGGCCGATCTTTTTTATAATGTGCCGGCGCGTCGCGCGTTTTTGAAGACGGCTGCAGCGGAGTTTGCAGCCTGCCATGAGTATATGCAGGCCCTGGCTCTTTCCTTGCCGACGGTTGGTTATACTCTTCTGCATAACGATCGCGAAGTGTTTGCGGTGAGTCCCGCTTTGAAGACCGAGGGGCATCTGCGCGGAGAAGCGTCGATGCGGGCGCGGGCCGCGGCCTTGATTGGGGCCGAGGATACCGGACGTTTGATTTATTTGCAGCGTCCTGATCGGCATGCGCATGTGGAGGCCTTGATTTCGCCGCCGGGTTTGGATAAGGGCACGGCGCGGCATTGCTTTACCTTCGTGAACGGGCGTTGGGTGCGGGATAAGCTTCTGCGCTTTGCCCTGCAGCGGGGTTATCACAGTCACCTGATGAAGGGGAAATTTCCGATCGCGCTGCTTTATGTGACGATCGATCCCGCTTTGGTCGACGTGAACGTGCATCCGGCGAAGGCGGAGCTTCGGTTTCAGTATGCGCAGGAAGTTCAGAATGCTTTGGTGCAGGCGATCCGCGAGGCGCTGCGGGAAGGCAGCTGGGCGAGTGCGAATCCTCCTGTCCGAACGGTGGATAGTCCCCCTGTTGTGGCGCCGGATGACTTTGATATTTCCTTGCCACAGGAGACCACCGAGGAAGTCAAACGCACGGTGATGCGTTTCGATGCCGAGCCAGCCGCGCCGGTGAAGACGCGTGTGCAGCCTTCCTTGAATTTCGATAGCGAGTCCGCACCTGTGCGCAGTGGGGCAACGTCGGCGCTTTCGCGGCCCGCTGCTCCTATGGAATCGCGGTCGAGTTCGCCATCGTCGGCTCCTCTGTCGCGTTCGCCAGGGGGAGCTTCGGCCACACGATCGAGTGGGTTGCCGTCGGCTTCGCCACAGCCTGACAAAAAATTTTCTGCGGGTTCAACAGGAGTTTCATCACGCCCGGGTTCAGCAGAAAGCCCAGCGGCATCGCGATTGAATTCCGTAGAGGCTCCTTACGATGCGGCGGTTTCACGGTCGGGTTCGACAGAAACTGTCACAGGTTCCAAGTCGAGTTCGTCATCTCAGGCCACTCAAGCCCAGGCTCAGGCTGCACCTGCTGCCGGTTCATCCCGGTCGAGTCTGCCCGCGCAGGCGGACTCAGCAGACGCGTTGCGTTCGCCAACTCAGGTAGACTCGTCAAAGACCGAAGCGATGTCATCGCCTACGCGTTCTGCTGATGATTCGGGACGACTCCTGCGTTCGGTCGTTAACGATAAAACCATAAGCGCAAAACCTTTATCGGCCGTTGGTGCGCTGAAAGCCGCATCTGTCCCTTCACCCGATGGGCAAACGACGATCCCTTGGAGCGAGCTGCAGTATATCGGCCCCTTCGCCCGCTGCTTCCTGCTGTTTGAATACCAACAGCAAATGCTCGCCATTGACCAGCACGCCTTCCACGAACGCGTACTTTACGAACGCCTCGTCGAAAACCCTGATATTCTGCGCCGAACCCAGCCTCTTCTGATGCCCGAGGTCCTTGTGTTCAGCCCGACAGAAACCGAGCGACTCGTCCATATGAAAGACGCCCTGGACGCTCTGGGCATTCAAATCCAAGGCGTCAGCGACACAGAAATCGAAGTCACCGCGGTGCCGAGTCTTCTTGTAAACAAGGACCTCAATAGTCTGCTTGCCGCCATCCTCGGCGGCCGCGACAAGGCCACGGAACTGGCCCATGACGTCCTTGCGACGATGGCCTGCCATGCCGCAGTGCGCGCCGGTGAGGAACTTCCTGAGCCGGAACTCAAAGCCCTTCTGCGTGAAGCGGAATCGGTGGACTTCTATCACAACTGTCCGCACGGGCGCCGGGTCTTCCGCTGGTGGAAACTCGCGCAGGTTGCGTCCTGGTTCGATCGTTGATGGGAGCCGCAGCCTTGCCTTCAAAAGAATATCTGGTCATTGCCGGTCCCACGGCCAGCGGTAAATCCGCCCTGGCCATGGAGCTTGCAAAAAAATTCCGCGGTGAAATCATCAACTGCGATTCCGTGCAGCTCTATCGCGGATTCAATATCGGCTCGGCCAAACCCACAGCCGAAGAACAGGCCCTGATCCCCCATCATCTTTTGGATGTGGTCAGTGCTGATGAAAACTACGATGCCCGCTGTTTTGCAGAAGACACGGAAGCCCTGATCAAAAAAATTCGCGAGAAAGGCCACCTGCCCATCGTGGTCGGTGGCACAGGACTTTACCTGCGCGCCCTCTGGCGTGAGAACTGGCATGACCTTCCCAAAAGCGAGAGCCTGCGTCAGGAGCTGGAACAATGGACCAACGACGAGCTGCACCAGCGCCTTCATGAAATCGACCCGGGACGTGCCGCGCAGCTCCACAGAAACGATCGCTTCCGACTGCAGCGTGCGGTGGAGATTGCCACGCTCACAGGGAAACCCCTGAGCGAGCAAACTCCAAAATCCGAGGAACGAAACCGCGCCTTCGCCATTCGTGTTCTGTGCCCGCGCCCTCTTTTGCAGGAACGCAGCCGTGTTCGGGTGGATCAGATGCTCGGGGTTGGGTTGATCGAGGAAGTGCGTCAGCTCCTGGCTTCGGGAGTGAATCCGCAGAGCAAGCCCATGCAGAGTATCGGCTATGCGCAGGTGGTGGAGTATCTGGAAGGGAGAATCACGGAAGCTGAACTTCCTGAGCAGATTCAGATTGCCACAAGGCAGTATGCCAAGCGGCAGGAAACCTGGTTCAAGAAAGTTCAGTTTGATGCGACCTGGACCAGCGGTTCAGCCATTGAGCCCCTGATTCAAATCCTCAAGGAGTCGGGTTTCTAGGCGCTTCAGGCGCCTCCTTTTTCTTCAGCACGAGATCCACGCACTGATAGTAAAGGTCATCACCTGTGGGCGAAGGATCATAAGGCGCGTGAATCGGGAACGGATCGGTCATCACCTGCAGCACCTGCAGCGTACAGTTGTCACACTCCACATCCGGCAGCTTCACATCCCAGCTATAGCGTTTGCCGGGCATGCCCGCCTTATGCGGATCAAGGTTATCCAAAAGAACATTCGGCGTGTTGTAAAAATCCGACGCTCCGCATTTATCCCGAGCATCATTCATGCATTCGCGATTGGTGGGTAAAACCGTCTGAGGGTTCACAAAATCATCAACTCCATCGTCATCAAAGGCAATGCGGAAGTAACCGGGATGCGGAATGAATTCATCAATGGCAACCGTGATGGTGGCGCCGGGTTCAAAGGTGAAAACATTCGCGCTGCGTTCACCATTCAAACGACCGCAGGGCCCTTTCTTGATTTCCTTCCGTCCGTAGCGGGATTTTAAAGTCCCGGCCTTATCCATATCGAAGTGAGCGAATGCGCTGCTGCCAACGCAGAGAGCCAATGGTAAAACAAGCTGTGAAAGACGCAGAGTCATGGGGAATCTCCTGAGGCTAATCGAATACGACGGTTTGAGTCACACATATTGTGTGCTATGAGATAGCAGTCAATGAGTCCTCTGGCTAGCTGGTTATTTTAACCACGAAGGAATATCGGGTATGATCACAGTTCATCATTTGGAATATTCACGGTCGCAACGCGTTCTCTGGCTTCTGGAAGAACTCGGCGTGCCTTACGAGTTGAAAACTTATAAACGGAATCCTAAAACCAAGATGGCCCCGCCTGAACTGAAAGCGATTCATCCCCTCGGAAAATCTCCCGTCATTACCGATGATGGCCAGGTTATCGCGGAATCCGGGGCCATCATCGAATACATACTCGATCGCTATGATGCGAACAATAGTCTGCGTCCCGCACATGGCACGCCGGAGTATCTGCAGTATAACTACTGGCTGCATTACGCGGAAGGCTCGCTCATGCCTCCACTTCTGGTCGCACTCATCTTCGGTCAAGTCCAGAAAGCCAAACTGCCGTTTTTTGTGAAGCCCATCGTCAACGGCATCGTCGGCAAAGTTCGCGGTGCTTATTTAGGCCCCCAGATTAAACTGCATTATGGTTTTATGGAGCAGGAGCTGAACAAGAAACCCTGGTTCGCCGGTCCAAATTTTACAGCCGCTGATATTCAAATGAGCTATCCCTTGGAAGCTGGATTGAGTCGAGGAACAGCCGCCAACGAATATCCGAAGATTCAGGATTACGTGAAGCGGATGAAAGAGCGGCCGGCGTGGCAAAGAGCGGAAGCGAAAGTCGGGGATTTTGGAACACCGATGTAATTTTTTCAATTCTGAATGGAGTGTCCTATGCGAAGTATCATTTACGACGTTGCGGTTTCTCTGGATGGCTATATCGCAGGACCGGATGATGATATTGGCGGTTTTGTCATGGAAGGGCAGCATGCGCATGATTACTTTGCACGCCTGCAGAGCTACAGCACGGTTATCATGGGGCGGCATACCTATGAGTTTGGTTACAAATATGGTTTGAAAGCAGGCCAGCGCCCGTATCCCCACATGGATCATTTCATCTACTCGGCTGGCATTGAACTGGGCGATGGTGAAGGCCTTACGGTCGTTCGGAACGATTTTGCGGATCATGTCCGTAAGCTGAAATCATCGGACGGTGGTGACATCTATCTTTGTGGTGGGGGACGCTTTGCTGGTCTATTGCTGGAAGAGGGGCTCATCGATCGCTTGATACTGAAGGTGAATCCTTTCATTTTTGGCCAGGGCACTCCACTCTTCGACACGGATCGTAAGGTGATCGGGCTTAAAAGGATCGATCAGAAACAATACGACAGTGGAGTGACCCTGCTGATCTATGACTTTTAGAGACGTCTCATGCGCTTTACTCTTAAAACGTCGACGAGATGCTTACAGCGTACGAGGGATCCTGCGTGCGCTTATAAACGAGCCGATCACCCACTTTGTATTCAACGTCCTGACCTAGAAGATTTCGGGCCCTGAATCGAAGGCTGGTATTGCCCTCCAGAGCCTGACTCAAAACGAGGTCCACGCTGTCCAGGGGAACATCCTTGACGTCAGGGACCGCGTTTGTACCGACCACGATGCCGGCTTCCATGATGCGCTCCCCAACCCGGTTGTAAACAAGGTTGGCTTCACTGCCGGTGGAGTCGACACGGACGCCTGTATTCACGTTCACAACATAGGGCGCTGATCCCTGCATGGGCCGATTGGTGTTGGTATAGCGGATGCTGTTGTCTCCCGAAGGAGCTGTGATGTCCGAGAACATGCGCGAGTAGTTGCCACCCCAGGTGAAGTAACCCGAACGCTGGCTGGTTTCGACTTCAAAGCCGGAGTTGCGGGCACGATCGGCATTGGTGTAGGTAATCGCGGAGGTGTTGGCCCCGTCGTTGCTGGCAGGAATCTGCTCGATGGGACGGTTGATGTTTTTGTAGAAGAGGCCGAAGGATACGTAATCATCGTTGTCCTGATAAAGCTCCCAGCGCAGATCGTAGTTATCAATCTGCGAGAAATCAAGGTCCGGGTTGCCCTTGATATCAATGCCGCGCTCGTAGTCGAAGTAACTTGAGACCGAGAGTTCACGGAAGTCGGGACGCGCCACGGTCCGGCTATAGGCAAAGCGCAGCTGCTGCGAAGACGCAAAAGCCCAGGTCGCGTTCAGAACGGGCAGGACGGCGTTGCTTTGAAGTTCAGCCTTTTTATAGGGATCGCGGCTGTCAAAGGAATCTATGCTATCCACGTTCTGCCGTGACAGTTCGCGACGCACGCCCGTCGTCACTTCGATGCCATCTATATATTTATACTGAACCATCGCATAAACACCCTGCAGATCCTGGTCGGCCTCGTAGGTATCGGATGGCAAAGTAACTTCCTCAGCAACCAGGAACCCTTGGCCCTGAGCATCATTGTAACGGATATTCGCCGGTGTATAGATCTCTTCCAGGGGCCTGTCACCCAAAGCTGCAGCAGGACTTCCCAGGGCTGCCGGTGTGAAGAAGAATTCGCGGGCGCCGGATTTCCGTTCCCGTTTCATCGCAAGAAGGCCGGTCTTCACATCGACCTGATGATCATCGCCGGTGAAGGCATTGACCTTCAGATCGATCTGGCCTTCCTGCATGTCCTCTTCATTGTCAAACCACTTGCGGCGCAGGCGGCTGATATCGGACTGATCATGAACCAGGGAGTCCCCGCGATCGTTGTAGCCATAGCTCCGCTGATCAGGAATATCCCGCCTGGTGGTATTCAGCCCTAAACGCCAGCTGAGCGACACGCTGCCATCTTCCGTCAGGCTGTGTTCACCGAAGAGCTGCCGCAGCATAAGGTCACGTTCCTGCCACTGCAGACGGGTGCTGCGGACGTTGTTGGCTGTCGTGTTGAGGTTGAAAGAATCCGACACATCCACGGCATCCGTGGTTTTGCGCAAGACTCCCATCAAGGCCCGCAATTGATTGCTGCCGATATTCGCGCTCAGAACACCGATAGCGCCCAGCTTGATTTCACGTTCAGAGACATCCCCGCGCTTGCCTTTGACCACTGTGTTCAAATCACTCGTATATTCATTCTGGATGCGATCGTAGCGATTCCACTCATCACCGTAGGTGAGGCCCACCGAATAACCCAGGGGAGTGGAGCCGATCGGAATGCGATCACCAATCGCGGCGGAAAAGTTGCGATTGATTGGAGCCGACTCCTCACGCACGCTGTAGGTGCGGGGGAAGGCTTCGCTTAAAGCCTCCCTTTGCTCGCCGCTCAGGCCACTGGTTTGGGTCAGGGATTGACCCTTTAATCCTGTGGGCAGGGAGCGTGAGCCATCATCCATACCAAGCCAGTCGGTCTTCGAATGCTCGTAGCTGTTCACCTTGTCCGTGGTGTAACCCGTTCCGAGCGACACCCGAGCTTCGAAACGAGTCGGGATCGACTTGGTCCGCAGAAGGGCAGCCCCGCCTCCGAACTCGCCCGGCAGGTCAGGCGAATAACTTTTTTGCACGACGATGCTTTCCAAAACCTCAGCAGGAAAAAGATCGAACTGAACCTGCCGGCGGGCCGGATCGGGACTGGGAACATTCAAACCGTTCAGGGTGGTAGCGGAATAGCGTTCACCCAGGCCGCGGACGTAAACCGACTTCCCGCCAATCAAAGTCAAACCCGTCACGCGACGCATGGCCGAGCCTGCATCACTGTCGCCGGATTTGCTGATCTGCTCGGAGCTGATGACGTCTTTGACTTCACTGGAACTCCGGCGCTCATCCAGGAGGGCTTTCGAAGAACCCTGCTTGATGCGCTTGGCCGTAACCTGCATGCTTTCTTTTTTCG
The genomic region above belongs to Oligoflexus sp. and contains:
- the miaA gene encoding tRNA (adenosine(37)-N6)-dimethylallyltransferase MiaA, whose protein sequence is MPSKEYLVIAGPTASGKSALAMELAKKFRGEIINCDSVQLYRGFNIGSAKPTAEEQALIPHHLLDVVSADENYDARCFAEDTEALIKKIREKGHLPIVVGGTGLYLRALWRENWHDLPKSESLRQELEQWTNDELHQRLHEIDPGRAAQLHRNDRFRLQRAVEIATLTGKPLSEQTPKSEERNRAFAIRVLCPRPLLQERSRVRVDQMLGVGLIEEVRQLLASGVNPQSKPMQSIGYAQVVEYLEGRITEAELPEQIQIATRQYAKRQETWFKKVQFDATWTSGSAIEPLIQILKESGF
- a CDS encoding dihydrofolate reductase family protein, with the translated sequence MRSIIYDVAVSLDGYIAGPDDDIGGFVMEGQHAHDYFARLQSYSTVIMGRHTYEFGYKYGLKAGQRPYPHMDHFIYSAGIELGDGEGLTVVRNDFADHVRKLKSSDGGDIYLCGGGRFAGLLLEEGLIDRLILKVNPFIFGQGTPLFDTDRKVIGLKRIDQKQYDSGVTLLIYDF
- the mutL gene encoding DNA mismatch repair endonuclease MutL codes for the protein MARVHLLDDELINKIAAGEVVERPASVVKELVENAIDAGATHVKVILKDGGRQLIQVQDDGSGMHPEDAVLAVRRHTTSKLQAADDLFSVKTMGFRGEALASIASVSRFTLQTQSRDFPGHRVHIEDGKQTDSPWQGSPGTCMTVADLFYNVPARRAFLKTAAAEFAACHEYMQALALSLPTVGYTLLHNDREVFAVSPALKTEGHLRGEASMRARAAALIGAEDTGRLIYLQRPDRHAHVEALISPPGLDKGTARHCFTFVNGRWVRDKLLRFALQRGYHSHLMKGKFPIALLYVTIDPALVDVNVHPAKAELRFQYAQEVQNALVQAIREALREGSWASANPPVRTVDSPPVVAPDDFDISLPQETTEEVKRTVMRFDAEPAAPVKTRVQPSLNFDSESAPVRSGATSALSRPAAPMESRSSSPSSAPLSRSPGGASATRSSGLPSASPQPDKKFSAGSTGVSSRPGSAESPAASRLNSVEAPYDAAVSRSGSTETVTGSKSSSSSQATQAQAQAAPAAGSSRSSLPAQADSADALRSPTQVDSSKTEAMSSPTRSADDSGRLLRSVVNDKTISAKPLSAVGALKAASVPSPDGQTTIPWSELQYIGPFARCFLLFEYQQQMLAIDQHAFHERVLYERLVENPDILRRTQPLLMPEVLVFSPTETERLVHMKDALDALGIQIQGVSDTEIEVTAVPSLLVNKDLNSLLAAILGGRDKATELAHDVLATMACHAAVRAGEELPEPELKALLREAESVDFYHNCPHGRRVFRWWKLAQVASWFDR
- a CDS encoding glutathione S-transferase; its protein translation is MITVHHLEYSRSQRVLWLLEELGVPYELKTYKRNPKTKMAPPELKAIHPLGKSPVITDDGQVIAESGAIIEYILDRYDANNSLRPAHGTPEYLQYNYWLHYAEGSLMPPLLVALIFGQVQKAKLPFFVKPIVNGIVGKVRGAYLGPQIKLHYGFMEQELNKKPWFAGPNFTAADIQMSYPLEAGLSRGTAANEYPKIQDYVKRMKERPAWQRAEAKVGDFGTPM
- a CDS encoding TonB-dependent receptor domain-containing protein, with protein sequence MRSISFLTFLSLWSYTSLGLADDQAKKESMQVTAKRIKQGSSKALLDERRSSSEVKDVISSEQISKSGDSDAGSAMRRVTGLTLIGGKSVYVRGLGERYSATTLNGLNVPSPDPARRQVQFDLFPAEVLESIVVQKSYSPDLPGEFGGGAALLRTKSIPTRFEARVSLGTGYTTDKVNSYEHSKTDWLGMDDGSRSLPTGLKGQSLTQTSGLSGEQREALSEAFPRTYSVREESAPINRNFSAAIGDRIPIGSTPLGYSVGLTYGDEWNRYDRIQNEYTSDLNTVVKGKRGDVSEREIKLGAIGVLSANIGSNQLRALMGVLRKTTDAVDVSDSFNLNTTANNVRSTRLQWQERDLMLRQLFGEHSLTEDGSVSLSWRLGLNTTRRDIPDQRSYGYNDRGDSLVHDQSDISRLRRKWFDNEEDMQEGQIDLKVNAFTGDDHQVDVKTGLLAMKRERKSGAREFFFTPAALGSPAAALGDRPLEEIYTPANIRYNDAQGQGFLVAEEVTLPSDTYEADQDLQGVYAMVQYKYIDGIEVTTGVRRELSRQNVDSIDSFDSRDPYKKAELQSNAVLPVLNATWAFASSQQLRFAYSRTVARPDFRELSVSSYFDYERGIDIKGNPDLDFSQIDNYDLRWELYQDNDDYVSFGLFYKNINRPIEQIPASNDGANTSAITYTNADRARNSGFEVETSQRSGYFTWGGNYSRMFSDITAPSGDNSIRYTNTNRPMQGSAPYVVNVNTGVRVDSTGSEANLVYNRVGERIMEAGIVVGTNAVPDVKDVPLDSVDLVLSQALEGNTSLRFRARNLLGQDVEYKVGDRLVYKRTQDPSYAVSISSTF
- a CDS encoding SCE4755 family polysaccharide monooxygenase-like protein is translated as MTLRLSQLVLPLALCVGSSAFAHFDMDKAGTLKSRYGRKEIKKGPCGRLNGERSANVFTFEPGATITVAIDEFIPHPGYFRIAFDDDGVDDFVNPQTVLPTNRECMNDARDKCGASDFYNTPNVLLDNLDPHKAGMPGKRYSWDVKLPDVECDNCTLQVLQVMTDPFPIHAPYDPSPTGDDLYYQCVDLVLKKKEAPEAPRNPTP